The Stomatobaculum sp. F0698 genomic sequence CCTCATCGCTCTGCTCCCGGGGCTCATGGTTCCGGACCTTCGCTTTCTGCTCCGTCTTGTCCTTGCGACGCTCTTCTTTTACCCCTGCTTTCATCTGCGCCTCCTCGGCGCGGGCGATGTGAAACTGCTCGGACTCTGCTGTGCCTATCTGGGGCTCTCTTCCTTTCTCAGCTTCTTTTTCCTCAGTCTGCTCGCGGCAAGTCTGCCCGCCCTCTGTCTCCTGCTCTCGGACCGGCGCTGCGAACAGTTGCCGCTTGCCCCCTTTTTCTTTGCCGGCTATGCGCTCCTCAATCTGGGCGTGGAGAGCGGGCTTGTTCACAGGCTTTTCCTGCACTGAACGCAAACTGCCTTTGAGGAGGATTGTCTATGCGACGTTATGCTGTCATCTTACATCCCGATGCGGAGCTCGGAAAACGACTCGCCGCATTCTGGTCTCAACAAAAAAGTCTCGGCCTGCCGGTCCGCGCCTTTTCGGAGTGCTCTCAATATGCGCACTTTCAAACAGGCGCTGCCGTGGAGATTCTGCTCTTCTCCGAACACTTTGCGGAAGAGATGCAGGGACTCATCGGCAACAGCTTTGCGCTTCTGCTGAGCGAAGACGGCTTTGTCGGCGAACAGGCACTGAATACGATCTCCGTGCCGGCCCTCTTCCTGTATCGTCCCGCCGATGCCCTGGCGCGTAGCATCATGGCGCTCTATGCCAAAGCCCGGGGAGATTCCCTCCTTGCCGTCTCGCGGGGCGAGTGCGAAATTCTCGGAATCTACTCGCCCGTTCACCGCTGCGGAAAAACCACGCTTTCGCTGTCCCTCGGACTGGCTCGCGCAGAGCGCGGCAATACCCTGCTCCTTTCGCTCGAAGAGTATGCGGGCGTCTACGGACAAATTGCGCCGGACGGTGCCGAGAGTCTGTCCGAACTCCTGCTTGCCCACTGTACGGGACGCTATCGCTGGAGTGAATTGCAAAGCCGTCTCTCCTCCTTCGGTGCGCTTAAGCTGCTCCCGCCCGTTCGCTCCGCGGAAGACCTCTCCCTGCTCCCGCCGGAAGAATTCGCATCGCTGATTCAGCGCATTGCGGACGAGAGCGCCTACCGAAATGTAATCCTGGATTTCGGTTCTTTCGGCCGCCGCGCACTCGAACTTTTAGAGATATGCGACCGGGTCTTTATGCCTGTTCTCGGAGATCCGCTCTCTGCCCTAAAACTCGCATCCTTCCGGGAATACCTGCAAAAAAGCGGGCGCGAGAAATTGCTCGAAAAAGTCGAGACCCTGGAACTCCCGAACGAACGCGAAAAAGCGCAGGACTATGCCTGCGCCTTGCTCCCCGCCTATGAAAGCGGGCTTATCTATGAACTTGCCGCAGCCCTGCATTAAAGCGCAGAGCAGAAGGTACCGTCGCGTTCGACTCAAAGGAAGTTTGCGAATACAGACGCGCCGACCACAGTCATGATACCGCAGACCACAATCGCGAGACTCGCCATGGCGCCCTCCACTTCTCCCAGCTGCATGGCCTTCGAAGTGCCGATTGCATGGGCGGAAGTGCCGAGCGCCAAGCCCTTCGCAATGGGGCTCTTAATCGCAAAGAGGTGACAAACCGGCTCGGCAAGCACATTGCCGAGGATACCGGTCACAATGATGGTCGCAACGGTAATGGTTGTATAACCGCCGAGTTCCTCGACCACGCTCATACCTATGGCTGTCGTGATGGATTTCGGCAGCAGGGTGATATACTCCGCGTGATTCATATGAAATACCAGACAGAGCAGAAGAATCGAAGCGAGGCTCGTCAAAACCCCCGAGAAAACACCGAGCATGACCGCAAGGAGATTGTCCTTTAAGAGTTGCATCTGCTGATAGAGCGGCACCGCAAGCGCCACGGTTGCCGGTGTCAGGAGGTAACTCAGGTAGCGCGCGCTCATCACATAGCTGTCGTAGTCGATGTGAAACGCAACCATAAATCCGATAACGAGAATAATCGAAATCAGCAGCGGGTTTAAAACCGCATAGCCGAATTTTGTGCGGAGCACCATGCCGATTTCGAAGGCCAAGAGGCTTATGACAATGCCGATGATGGTGGAATTCTGTACGACCTCATTCATGGTTTACCGTCTCCTCTCTTCCGCTTGTCTTCTCTTCCGCCTTGTCAAGCGTATGCTGCTTCCTCTCGTCCGCCGAATTGCGCACGGTCTCTTCCGCTTCCTCAACCAGTTCCTTGACTTTCTCGGCCTCTCGGCTTGCAAGCTCTCCCAGCTCCGCCTTCAGCACGGCCTTTTCCGCGAGCAGTTCCTCTTTGAGCTCTGCAGCGGCCGTCTCTCCCTTTGCCCTGCCGCGCGCCGTCACCGCGAGCAAAAGCTCTGTGACACGGCCCGTAACCCCCATGACCGCAACGGTCGAAACAAAGGTAATAATCGTGACCGGCAATAAAATTTGCCGCAACTGGCCCCAGGCTGTCATGAGACCCACGCCGGCCGGAATAAACATGAGCGGCATGGCATCAATTAAAAATTCCGCGGTCTCCCGCACCTGCTCCAGCTTTACGATACCTGTCATCAGTGCCGCCAGCATGAGCAGCAGGCCGTAAATACTGCCCGGCACGGGCAGCGGGATAAAGTAGTGCATCAATTCACCGATACAGGTCATGGCCGCAATGATGCCGAACTGTCTCATTAATCTCATAGTTCCGACTCTTCCTTTTCGTTTCTTAATCAAAGATTTCCTTATCATAAATCTTTTTCTCAGGCGGGAAAAGGAGAAACACAAAATTGGTTTGTCTTTTTTTAGCGACAGTTTTATAACGGAGGA encodes the following:
- a CDS encoding CidA/LrgA family protein, coding for MRLMRQFGIIAAMTCIGELMHYFIPLPVPGSIYGLLLMLAALMTGIVKLEQVRETAEFLIDAMPLMFIPAGVGLMTAWGQLRQILLPVTIITFVSTVAVMGVTGRVTELLLAVTARGRAKGETAAAELKEELLAEKAVLKAELGELASREAEKVKELVEEAEETVRNSADERKQHTLDKAEEKTSGREETVNHE
- a CDS encoding LrgB family protein translates to MNEVVQNSTIIGIVISLLAFEIGMVLRTKFGYAVLNPLLISIILVIGFMVAFHIDYDSYVMSARYLSYLLTPATVALAVPLYQQMQLLKDNLLAVMLGVFSGVLTSLASILLLCLVFHMNHAEYITLLPKSITTAIGMSVVEELGGYTTITVATIIVTGILGNVLAEPVCHLFAIKSPIAKGLALGTSAHAIGTSKAMQLGEVEGAMASLAIVVCGIMTVVGASVFANFL
- a CDS encoding prepilin peptidase → MFLQLSPLSVFLPLFSISDLRTRRIPNLLLLIALLPGLMVPDLRFLLRLVLATLFFYPCFHLRLLGAGDVKLLGLCCAYLGLSSFLSFFFLSLLAASLPALCLLLSDRRCEQLPLAPFFFAGYALLNLGVESGLVHRLFLH